In Mycoplasmopsis synoviae ATCC 25204, the sequence TTAACAAATCAGATTTAATGGATAAAGCCAAAAAAGATCAAATTAATAATTTTTATAAAGATAAAAATTTGCTTTGAGTTAGTTTAAGAAAACAATCAAGCAAAAAAATTATCTTCAATAAAATAAATGAAATCTTTAAAGATAAAATTAAAAAAGATAAAGAAAAAGGTTTGCTACAAACTAGAATTAAAGCCTTTGTAGTTGGGATTCCTAACTCTGGAAAATCAACTCTTATTAATTTTTTAAGTTCAAAAAATAGTTTAAAAGTAGCTAATATGCCTGGAGTTACTAAAGCCAATAAATGAACTACAAAAGATAATTATTTCTTTTTAGATACTCCTGGAATTTTACTTCCTAAATTTAAAGACCAAGAAATCGCAATCAAGCTTATTGCAATTAATTCAATTAGAAATGAAATTTTTAGTTCTAAGTTTTTAGCAAGTCAACTTTTTAGACTTCTTTCTAAATACTATCCAAATGTTTTAACTGATTTAAATTTAAAACCATGCTATAGCGAAGAAGAAATTCTTGCAAATTTTGAAGAATATGCAAGAATGCATAATTTTTATTTAAAAGAAAAAAACTTAGATTTAAACAAAGCTTATATTAAATTTATTAATTTTGTTCAAAATCTAAGTGGAGTAACTTATGATTAATCAAAATCATATGTATAAGTTACTTTAAGAAGCGAAAAATAATTAGGGACTTCTTTAGTTACTAATTTATAAAAATCTCTTGAATGATTTCTTTGAAAATAATGACAAACTTCATGTACTACAATTGCATAAATAACTTCTTCTGGAAACATATATAAATCTAAATTAAAAATTAGTTTATATATGTTTTTTGTTTTATTTTGCGAATTAATTCCTCAAGCTGAAATTTTAGTTTTAATTTCTAGTTTTATTTTGTTTAACGCAATAGGAGCGTTTAATTTTTCAAAAGCTTTAGGTAGAAGTTTTTCTTTTAATAATTTTAAAAGTTCATCTTCTAAAAATTTATCTATTGCTTTTTGAATATTGTTTTTTGCGTTTATTACTTTGTAATAATTTAAATCATTTTCATTTTTAAAAATAAAGATAAAGCTTTTTTTATTAACGTTTTGAATTTGATAAAAATATTTAATTCCAAATAAATAAAAGTAATTATTTTTTATTAAATTGTTTTTGTTATCGACATAAAATGATTTATGTAAATATTTGTAATATTTTTCAAAAAATTTAAGTATTTCTTTTTTCTTTAAATACTTTTCATCAAAGTCATTAACAGCTGAAATAACTTCCAAATTACGATTAAAAATTCTAGTTTTATAATATAAATATTTCATCCTTGATGAAACTTTATATAAGTAATTAAAGCTTTCATTTTCATTATATTGAAAGCTTTTTTTAACTGTTAAATTTTTATTATCCATAACCGTAAAATTTATTATTTATTATAATATAGTTTATGTTTAAACCAAGTGCGATTTTTATCGATTTAGATCATACATCTTTAGATGCTAGAGTTAATAATAAATCTGTTTTTTCAGAAAAAAATAGAAAAGCAATAATAGAAATAAATAAAGAAATTCCTATTGTTATTTCAACTGGTAGAGGCTTCACTAGCGCTACCAAAGAAATAATAGATTCAGTTAATTTAAATAGCTATGTGCTTTGAAATGGAGCTAAAGTTGTAGTTGATAACGAGGAAGTTTTTTTAAAAGAAATACCACAAGAAATTGCTATTGAAATATTTGATGAAATTGCAAAATTTAAATCAGTTATGGTTTTAAATTCTGATTTTAAAAACCAAAGTTATTTTGCTTGAAAATCACTTAGATTTGTTCTTAAACTTCTTAGATTTGATAGCCTTAAAAAATACGATGAATTCGATAGAGAAAGCAC encodes:
- the ylqF gene encoding ribosome biogenesis GTPase YlqF, with the translated sequence MKLISTDKEIQNLINWYPGHMAKSFKELKELASLANLFIIVLDARCPISSYNSDFDLISPQKPRLYIINKSDLMDKAKKDQINNFYKDKNLLWVSLRKQSSKKIIFNKINEIFKDKIKKDKEKGLLQTRIKAFVVGIPNSGKSTLINFLSSKNSLKVANMPGVTKANKWTTKDNYFFLDTPGILLPKFKDQEIAIKLIAINSIRNEIFSSKFLASQLFRLLSKYYPNVLTDLNLKPCYSEEEILANFEEYARMHNFYLKEKNLDLNKAYIKFINFVQNLSGVTYD
- a CDS encoding HAD-IIB family hydrolase — encoded protein: MFKPSAIFIDLDHTSLDARVNNKSVFSEKNRKAIIEINKEIPIVISTGRGFTSATKEIIDSVNLNSYVLWNGAKVVVDNEEVFLKEIPQEIAIEIFDEIAKFKSVMVLNSDFKNQSYFAWKSLRFVLKLLRFDSLKKYDEFDRESTIFKFIVFDLRKEKLFKIRKHLEEKFGNFVTITESGNKNNILEISAKGVSKASGNKIFCEHKNIDVTRAIHLGDAMNDASCVGVLGKTIAFANASDAFKKVADEVLPYTYENAGLARFLEQFKK
- a CDS encoding M48 metallopeptidase family protein; this encodes MDNKNLTVKKSFQYNENESFNYLYKVSSRMKYLYYKTRIFNRNLEVISAVNDFDEKYLKKKEILKFFEKYYKYLHKSFYVDNKNNLIKNNYFYLFGIKYFYQIQNVNKKSFIFIFKNENDLNYYKVINAKNNIQKAIDKFLEDELLKLLKEKLLPKAFEKLNAPIALNKIKLEIKTKISAWGINSQNKTKNIYKLIFNLDLYMFPEEVIYAIVVHEVCHYFQRNHSRDFYKLVTKEVPNYFSLLKVTYTYDFD